GGACTCTGGAACGGAGCCCGAGCCGGACGCGGGCACGGAGCCCGAGCCGGATGCGGGCACGGAGCCCGAGGCGGACGCGGGAACGGAGCCGCTGTGCCAGAGCGACGTGCCCTGCAGCGAGCAGAGCATCGATCGGCTGAACCTGCTCACGACGCCGTCGACGACGGCGATGTTCGAGGAGGAGGCACCGGCGGGCGAGTTCCGTTCGTACATCGATGCCCGCGCGGGTGGCCTCACGGTGAACCAGTCCTACACCTACGCTCGCTTCACGCCCGAGGGCCTGTCCCGGGTCAACATCGACGACCAGACGTCGCTGGGCGACCACGGTTGGGACATCGCGTTCCGTCGCTACTACATCCGGCTGAACGGCGGCACGTCCGGCCCGTCCTGCATTGGCGTGGCGCGGCTGCCCACGGGTACCCGCTTCGAGACCGTGACGTCCGTGCCGGCGGACCTGACCTTCCAGTCCGACGCCTGGTACACCGAAACGTGTGAGTTCATCCCGGACAACTCGGGGCTCTCCGGGCCGACGATGGCGCTGAGCAGCTTCTGGTCCTACGAGGGCTGCGTGAAGATGTCGGGGGATGTCTTCATCATCCGACTGGCGGACGGGCGCCACGTGAAGTTCGAGGTGACGTCCTACTATGAGCTGGCCGTGCAGGAGCATTGCAACGCGACGAACGAGCTGCCGTCGGGGACGCCGAG
This genomic stretch from Myxococcus virescens harbors:
- a CDS encoding HmuY family protein — encoded protein: MKTHTEETMHTKASKQGLWVLAAVAMALALLVNCGSSDEDPTPVPDAGQTDSGTNPTPDSGTEPEPDAGTEPEPDAGTEPEADAGTEPLCQSDVPCSEQSIDRLNLLTTPSTTAMFEEEAPAGEFRSYIDARAGGLTVNQSYTYARFTPEGLSRVNIDDQTSLGDHGWDIAFRRYYIRLNGGTSGPSCIGVARLPTGTRFETVTSVPADLTFQSDAWYTETCEFIPDNSGLSGPTMALSSFWSYEGCVKMSGDVFIIRLADGRHVKFEVTSYYELAVQEHCNATNELPSGTPSGSGQLRVKWAFLP